A window of the Juglans microcarpa x Juglans regia isolate MS1-56 chromosome 5D, Jm3101_v1.0, whole genome shotgun sequence genome harbors these coding sequences:
- the LOC121265931 gene encoding uncharacterized protein LOC121265931 translates to MYSTGSSELPQKSQLQIEEDDKFFSRLLSKESSAANPSLRVPYYGGVSGAVPFMWESRPGTPKHTFSHTTLVPPLTPPPSYYSNSSKKPIKNRSRSNLLHALFPKISLKKGTTTVSPSPSSASISSTWSSPSDSSFSAPITYAKFHGMKRFLSQSSSFDSREDDDHQEGALGSPTSTLCFGIGRVLRFEAASYRM, encoded by the coding sequence ATGTACAGTACTGGTAGCTCTGAGCTTCCCCAGAAGTCCCAGCTTCAAATTGAGGAAGATGACAAGTTCTTCTCTAGGCTTTTATCCAAAGAGAGCTCTGCGGCTAACCCTTCTCTCAGGGTACCGTATTATGGAGGAGTATCCGGTGCTGTTCCATTCATGTGGGAGTCTCGGCCTGGAACTCCTAAACATACTTTTTCTCACACTACTCTAGTACCACCTCTTACTCCTCCTCCCTCCTATTATTCCAATTCTAGCAAAAAACCCATCAAGAACCGCTCAAGATCCAATCTCTTACATGCTTTATTCCCAAAAATCAGTCTTAAAAAGGGTACTACCACAGTGTCCCCGTCGCCCTCTTCAGCATCAATCTCATCAACATGGTCGTCACCATCAGATTCATCATTTTCTGCTCCAATTACTTATGCAAAGTTTCATGGAATGAAGCGATTTTTAAGCCAAAGTTCATCCTTTGATTCCAGGGAAGATGATGATCATCAAGAAGGCGCCCTTGGTTCACCAACTTCAACATTGTGTTTTGGCATAGGTAGGGTGCTGCGCTTCGAGGCTGCTAGCTACCGGATGTGA
- the LOC121264809 gene encoding WEB family protein At2g38370-like: MAVTQGTTGGLKTEPESTATISDSGMTGGATVCASGNVKNEGSFGSQIDTSAPFESVKEAVSRFGGLGYWKPHNKRLTEPEHRMEEVDVTKPEEQSAQMDKDLIVKERKTLEVLKELESTKASVEELKSRLQKEASGFSLTVETNMDDKNMTHKVKKEDKGNHVNPNSVEGLSSCPCSAPGLILLELKQAKLNLNRTTNDLSEIKASVKSFNKKLDKERISLGKTHERLTLSSSKVSSLEEELNQARLKLQSVKDSDIKVGSDHALDISEELQRLSSEAEQFKKVGEAAKLEVLRAMSEIEQTKNKIKTAEIRLVAVRKMKEAARAAEAVVLEDIKALSNYVTPSRNHLQNPDRVTLSFKGYSSLTSEAQQAEDISKRRVIDAMLQVDEANVSRMEILKRVEEATEEVKMSKVALEEALNRVEAANREKLAVEEALRKWIPEHGQRRRSVHNSTKFKNSCPSLHRREPHLLHLNGLNLASNGSTPVLKPTLSIGQILSMKLLMQEEFESGMLAQRSTVKRKVSLGEMLSKQHSDQPSFRKAQREESGRKQLSAKRKQSGFARFSLLLAKQSKKKKRPTPDLR, translated from the exons ATGGCTGTAACCCAAGGAACAACGGGTGGTTTGAAAACGGAACCAGAATCTACCGCTACAATCTCAGATTCGGGTATGACAGGTGGAGCAACGGTGTGTGCGAGCGGCAATGTGAAGAACGAGGGCAGTTTCGGATCTCAGATAGATACTTCGGCTCCGTTTGAGTCCGTGAAGGAGGCAGTGAGTCGATTTGGTGGACTCGGTTATTGGAAACCCCACAACAAGAGGCTGACCGAACCcgag CATCGCATGGAAGAGGTTGACGTTACAAAACCAGAGGAACAGTCAGCACAGATGGACAAAGACCTGATCGTAAAAGAGAGGAAAACACTGGAGGTCTTGAAAGAACTGGAGTCGACCAAAGCAAGTGTTGAAGAATTGAAGTCAAGGTTACAAAAAGAAGCATCTGGATTTAGTTTGACCGTTGAGACAAATATGGATGATAAGAACATGACTCATAAGGTGAAAAAGGAAGATAAGGGAAACCATGTGAATCCGAATTCAGTGGAAGGTTTGAGCTCATGCCCTTGTTCAGCTCCAGGTTTAATCTTGTTGGAACTCAAACAAGCTAAGTTGAACCTCAACAGGACCACTAATGATCTTTCTGAGATTAAAGCTTCTGTTAAATCCTTTAACAAGAAATTAGACAAGGAAAGGATCTCACTCGGAAAAACTCATGAGAGGTTAACTCTAAGTTCTTCGAAAGTATCCTCTCTTGAGGAAGAGCTAAACCAAGCAAGACTAAAGCTACAGTCGGTAAAAGATTCTGACATTAAAGTTGGTTCTGATCATGCGTTAGATATTTCGGAGGAGCTCCAAAGACTGAGTTCCGAAGCAGAACAATTCAAAAAAGTGGGAGAAGCTGCAAAGTTAGAAGTTCTGAGAGCAATGTCCGAGATTGAACagacaaaaaataagataaaaacaGCTGAAATCAGGTTGGTTGCAGTCCGAAAAATGAAGGAAGCGGCTAGAGCGGCAGAAGCTGTTGTTCTTGAAGATATCAAGGCTCTTTCGAACTATGTGACCCCGTCTAGAAACCATTTGCAAAATCCTGACAGAGTAACTCTTTCGTTCAAAGGGTACTCTTCTCTGACCAGCGAAGCTCAGCAGGCTGAGGACATTTCTAAGAGGAGAGTAATAGATGCTATGCTTCAAGTTGATGAAGCAAATGTATCTAGAATGGAAATCTTAAAAAGGGTGGAAGAAGCTACAGAGGAAGTTAAAATGAGTAAGGTGGCATTGGAAGAAGCTCTGAACAGAGTGGAAGCTGCAAACAGGGAGAAGCTAGCAGTTGAGGAGGCTCTTCGCAAATGGATACCCGAGCATGGCCAGAGAAGACGTTCTGTCCACAACTCTACCAAGTTTAAGAACTCTTGCCCGTCCCTCCATCGAAGAGAGCCCCACCTACTTCACTTGAACGGGCTGAATCTGGCTAGTAATGGTTCCACACCTGTATTGAAGCCAACACTATCAATAGGACAAATACTAAGCATGAAGCTGCTTATGCAAGAGGAGTTTGAATCAGGGATGCTGGCACAGAGAAGCACCGTGAAGCGAAAGGTATCACTCGGTGAGATGCTTAGTAAACAACACAGTGATCAACCTTCCTTTCGGAAGGCTCAGAGGGAGGAGAGTGGTCGGAAGCAGTTGTCTGCAAAGAGAAAGCAGTCTGGATTTGCTAGGTTCTCCCTACTTTTGGCAAAGCaaagcaagaaaaagaagaggccAACTCCTGACTTGAGGTAA
- the LOC121264810 gene encoding prosaposin-like: protein MDVRVGLLLVVVLGASWACDARQLVSTELHHGNGIEISVMEIKYQDHDIKVQSMEEVLGNDKVCTLCEEFASEALDYFAENKTQTEILDILHLACSRVGSFKHECITLVDYYAPLFFLEVSTLQPEEFCRKVNLCQQIAMVSSQFHEDSCGLCHRAVSETLVKLKDPDTQLEIFELLLKACNSMENYAKKCKKMVFEYGPLILANAEKILETSDICTTLHACNSPAASSNEASHSTKVSVLSDS from the exons ATGGACGTGAGAGTTGGGCTCTTACTTGTTGTAGTGTTGGGTGCTAGTTGGGCTTGTGATGCTAGACAACTGGTGAGCACTGAATTGCATCATGGGAATGGAATTGAGATATCAG TTATGGAGATCAAGTACCAGGATCATGATATCAAAGTTCAAAGTATGGAGGAAGTTTTAGGGAATGACAAAGTATGTACATTGTGTGAGGAGTTTGCTTCCGAGGCACTTGATTACTTTGCTGAAAACAAGACCCAGACTGAGATCCTTGATATCCTCCATCTAGCCTGCTCTCGGGTTGGCTCTTTCAAACATGAG TGCATCACTTTGGTGGACTATTATGCTCCCCTCTTCTTTTTAGAGGTTTCCACTTTACAGCCTGAAGAATTCTGCCGAAAAGTCAATCTCTGTCAACAAATTGCTATGGTTTCTTCACAATTTCATGAAGACAGCTGTGGGCTTTGCCACCGTGCTGTTTCAGAAACACTAGTTAAGTTGAAAGATCCTGACACACAG CTAGAGATCTTTGAGTTGCTTTTGAAGGCATGCAATTCCATGGAGAACTATGCGAAAAAG TGCAAGAAGATGGTTTTCGAGTATGGACCTCTAATCCTAGCCAATGCGGAGAAAATCCTGGAAACATCAGACATATGCACCACGCTTCATGCCTGCAATTCGCCTGCAGCTAGTAGCAATGAAGCATCACACTCGACAAAAGTATCTGTGCTATCCGATTCTTAG